Proteins co-encoded in one Cricetulus griseus strain 17A/GY chromosome 1 unlocalized genomic scaffold, alternate assembly CriGri-PICRH-1.0 chr1_1, whole genome shotgun sequence genomic window:
- the Kiaa0232 gene encoding uncharacterized protein KIAA0232 homolog isoform X3, translating to MCPVSTVVVDGLPSESTSSSYPGPVSVSDMSLLHALGPVQTWLGQELEKCGIDAMIYSRYILSLLLHDSYDYDLQEQENDILGWEKGAYKKWGRSKKKSSDLTLEEMKKQAAVQCLRSASDESSGIETLVEELCCRLKDLQSEQEEKIHKKLEGSPSPEAELSPTAKDQVEMYYEAFPPLSEKPVCLQEIMTVWNKSKPCSHSSSSSSSTAPPASTDTSSPKDCNSESEAIRERSTAASIPIHEKAQSRSRHEKENKLSNGTIEEKPALYKKQIRHKPEGKIRPRSWSSGSSEAGSSSSGNQGELKASMKYVKVRHKAREIRNKKGRNGQSRLSLKHCEKAERSVHAGSSSSSSSSGSIRQLCKRGKRPAKETGRSDPGNTAVKDLYVESRNNKEYKEEPLWYTEPIAEYFVPLSRKSKLETTYRNREDTSALTAEAVEDLSESVHGLCISNSNIHRTYLAAGTFIDGHFVEMPAVINEDIDLAGTSLCSLPEDNKYLDDIHLSELTHFYEVDIDQSMLDPGASETMQGESRILNMIRQKSKENTDFEAECCIVLDGMELQGERAIWTDSTSSVGAEGFFLQDLGNLAQFWECCSSSSGDADGESFGGDSPVRLSPILDSTILSSHVLAGNQEPFSNINEGSGINSCFSVFEVQCSNSVLPFSFETLNLGSEPTDSSANILGKTQSRLLIWTKNSAFEENEHCSNLSTRTCSPWSHSEEARSDNETLNIQFEESTQFTAEDINYVVPRVSSDYVDEELLDFLQDEACQQNSRTLGEIPTLVFKKRSKLESVCGIQLEQKAENKNFETTQACSESSPHGDGYSSGVIKDIWTKMADRNSVAAVETERTGEELFSTDVNNYCCCLDTDAKIEALQEPSRAVQRSEYHLWEGQKENLEKRAFISSELSKVDGGDYTTPSKPWDVAQDKENTFILGGVYGELKTFNSDGEWAVVPPGHTKGSLLQCAASDVVTIAGTDVFMTPGNSFAPGHRQLWKPFVSFEQNDMPKSGENGLNKGFSFIFHEDLLGACSNFQVEDPGLEYSFSSFDLSNPFSQVLHVECSFEPEGIASFSPSFKPKSILCSDSDSEVFHPRICGVDRTQYRAIRISPRTHFRPISASELSPGGGSESEFESERDEANIPIPSQIDVFEDPQADLKPLEEDAEKEGHYYGKLELESGKFLPRLKKSGMEKSAQTSLDSQEEATGILPVGKQNQCLECNFNESLEINLESSAVNCKIMAQCEEEINDFCSCKAGCQFPACEDNPVSSGQLEEIGKKENEERSKIPPTTTIFLRFLFPVLNTDVQEVTRDQEKQSWWEKALYSPLFPSSECEECYTNAKGENGIEEYPDAKETPSREERLLDFNRVSSVYEARCTGERGSEAKPNGLHRKMCSSASSDTGDTGSEAGGEWVGPNTEELFSRTHL from the exons AGCTCCGGAATTGAGACTTTAGTAGAGGAACTCTGCTGCAGACTGAAAGACCTACAGAGTGAGCAAG AAGAGAAGATTCACAAAAAGTTAGAGGGGTCTCCCTCTCCAGAGGCAGAATTGTCCCCTACAGCAAAGGATCAAGTGGAAAT GTACTATGAAGCATTCCCACCGCTTTCTGAGAAACCGGTTTGCCTGCAAGAGATCATGACTGTGTGGAACAAATCCAAACCCTGTTCTCACTCTAGCTCCTCTTCATCATCCACAGCCCCACCAGCAAGCACAGATACATCTTCTCCAAAGGACTGTAATAGTGAGAGTGAAGCCATCAGAGAAAGAAGCACTGCAGCCTCCATCCCCATACATGAGAAAGCCCAGAGCAGGAGCAGACATGAGAAGGAGAACAAGTTGAGCAATGGCACCATCGAAGAAAAGCCTGCCTTGTACAAAAAGCAGATCCGACACAAACCCGAAGGGAAGATTCGCCCTCGCTCATGGTCATCTGGTTCTAGTGAAGCAGGCTCAAGTTCAAGTGGTAATCAGGGAGAATTAAAAGCATCCATGAAGTATGTTAAAGTCAGACACAAGGCACGAGAAATTCGAAACAAAAAAGGGCGGAATGGGCAAAGCAGGCTGTCACTTAAACATtgtgagaaggcagagagaagtgtCCATGcaggtagcagcagcagcagcagtagcagtggGTCCATCAGGCAGCTGTGCAAGCGGGGTAAAAGACCAGCAaaggagacagggaggagtgacCCCGGTAACACTGCCGTGAAAGACCTATATGTGGAGAGCAGAAACAACAAAGAATACAAGGAAGAGCCACTGTGGTACACGGAACCCATTGCTGAATATTTTGTCCCTTTGAGTagaaaaagcaaactagaaaCCACATACCGAAACAGGGAAGATACAAGTGCTCTGACAGCAGAGGCAGTGGAAGACTTGTCTGAATCTGTGCATGGTTTGTGTATCAGCAACAGTAATATCCATAGAACATACCTCGCAGCAGGTACTTTTATTGATGGTCATTTTGTAGAAATGCCTGCAGTTATAAATGAGGATATTGACCTCGCTGGGACCTCATTATGTTCTCTACCAGAGGATAATAAATACCTGGATGATATTCATCTATCAGAACTAACACACTTCTATGAAGTGGATATTGATCAATCCATGTTGGATCCTGGTGCCTCAGAAACAATGCAAGGAGAAAGTCGGATTTTGAATATGATTCGACAAAAAAGCAAGGAGAATACAGATTTTGAGGCAGAATGTTGCATAGTGTTAGATGGTATGGAGTTGCAAGGGGAACGTGCAATATGGACAGATTCTACCAGCTCAGTGGGTGCTGAGGGCTTCTTTCTGCAAGACCTTGGCAATCTGGCTCAATTTTGGGAGTGTTGTTCATCTAGTTCTGGTGATGCTGATGGAGAGAGTTTTGGAGGAGACTCTCCAGTTAGACTTTCTCCTATCTTGGATAGCACGATACTTAGTTCACACGTGCTTGCTGGCAATCAAGAGCCCTTTTCCAATATTAATGAAGGATCTGGTATAAACTCTTGTTTTTCAGTATTTGAAGTGCAATGCAGTAATTCtgttttaccattttcttttgaaacactTAACTTGGGAAGTGAACCTACAGATTCTAGTGCTAATATTCTGGGGAAAACACAGTCTAGATTGCTAATATGGACCAAAAATAGTGCCTTTGAAGAAAACGAACACTGTTCTAATCTTTCAACAAGAACTTGTAGCCCATGGTCCCATTCAGAAGAAGCACGCTCAGACAACGAGACACTAAACATTCAGTTTGAAGAATCAACACAGTTTACTGCGGAAGATATTAATTATGTAGTTCCCAGAGTCTCGTCAGATTATGTAGATGAAGAACTTCTAGATTTTTTGCAGGATGAAGCTTGCCAGCAAAACAGTAGAACTTTAGGAGAAATTCCTACTTTAGTTTTCAAAAAAAGATCTAAGCTAGAATCTGTGTGTGGTATTCAGCTAGAACAAAAGGCAGAAAACAAGAACTTTGAAACTACACAGGCATGTAGTGAAAGCAGTCCACATGGAGATGGCTACAGCTCAGGGGTTATTAAAGACATTTGGACAAAGATGGCAGATAGGAATTCTGTGGCTGcagtagaaacagaaagaactggGGAGGAGTTATTTTCCACAGATGTAAATAACTACTGCTGCTGTTTGGACACTGATGCTAAGATAGAAGCCCTTCAGGAGCCTAGTAGGGCTGTGCAGAGATCAGAGTATCATCTCtgggagggacagaaggagaaCTTGGAAAAAAGAGCATTTATCTCTAGTGAACTGTCCAAGGTGGATGGTGGAGATTACACCACACCCTCTAAACCTTGGGATGTGGCCCAAGATAAAGAGAACACATTCATTCTTGGAGGAGTTTATGGAGAACTCAAAACGTTCAACAGCGATGGGGAGTGGGCAGTTGTACCACCTGGTCACACAAAAGGGAGTTTGTTACAATGTGCAGCCTCTGATGTAGTGACAATAGCTGGTACAGATGTCTTTATGACCCCTGGAAACAGCTTTGCTCCTGGTCACAGGCAGCTCTGGAAGCCCTTTGTGTCATTTGAACAGAATGATATGCCGAAGAGTGGGGAAAATGGATTAAACAAgggattttcttttatcttccatGAAGACTTGCTAGGAGCCTGCAGTAACTTTCAAGTTGAAGATCCTGGGCTTGAATATTCATTCTCTTCCTTTGACCTAAGCAATCCATTCTCACAAGTTCTCCACGTAGAGTGTTCATTTGAACCAGAAGGGATTGCATCTTTCAGCCCCAGTTTTAAACCGAAATCAATCCTTTGCTCTGATTCAGACAGTGAAGTTTTTCACCCCAGAATATGTGGTGTTGACAGGACACAGTACAGGGCTATACGAATCTCTCCTCGGACTCACTTTCGCCCAATTTCTGCATCTGAACTATCCCCTGGAGGAGGAAGTGAGTCAGAGTTTGAATCTGAGAGAGATGAAGCAAATATTCCCATTCCTTCTCAAATTGATGTATTTGAAGACCCGCAAGCAGATCTCAAACCTTTAgaagaagatgcagagaaggaaggccACTACTATGGGAAATTAGAGCTTGAGTCTGGGAAATTCCTGCCCAGGTTAAAAAAGTCTGGAATGGAAAAGAGTGCTCAGACATCACTGGATTCCCAGGAGGAGGCAACAGGGATTCTGCCAGTGGGAAAACAAAATCAGTGTTTGGAATGTAACTTTAATGAATCTCTGGAAATAAATTTAGAAAGCTCAGCAGTAAACTGTAAAATAATGGCACAATGTGAAGAGGAAATCAATGATTTTTGCAGTTGCAAAGCAGGTTGTCAGTTCCCTGCTTGTGAAGATAATCCAGTGTCTTCAGGACAACTGGAAGAG attgggaagaaagaaaatgaggaaagaagCAAGATCCCACCTACTACTACCATATTCCTTCGCTTTCTA TTTCCTGTACTGAACACTGATGTGCAAGAAGTGACAAGAGATCAAGAAAAGCAGAGCTGGTGGGAAAAAGCCTTGTActctcctctttttccctcaTCAGAGTGTGAAG AATGTTATACAAATGCCAAGGGAGAGAATGGTATAGAAGAATATCCAGATGCTAAAGAGACACCCAGTCGTGAAGAGCGTCTGTTAGATTTTAATAGG GTGTCTTCTGTTTATGAAGCAAGATGTACAGGAGAGAGAGGTTCTGAGGCAAAACCAAATGGCCTCCACAGGAAGATGTGTTCCAGCGCCAGCTCTGACACGGGTGACACAGGCTCCGAAGCCGGCGGAGAGTGGGTGGGCCCCAACACAGAGGAGCTCTTCTCCCGAACACATCTCTGA
- the Kiaa0232 gene encoding uncharacterized protein KIAA0232 homolog isoform X1 has protein sequence MCPVSTVVVDGLPSESTSSSYPGPVSVSDMSLLHALGPVQTWLGQELEKCGIDAMIYSRYILSLLLHDSYDYDLQEQENDILGWEKGAYKKWGRSKKKSSDLTLEEMKKQAAVQCLRSASDESSGIETLVEELCCRLKDLQSEQEEKIHKKLEGSPSPEAELSPTAKDQVEMYYEAFPPLSEKPVCLQEIMTVWNKSKPCSHSSSSSSSTAPPASTDTSSPKDCNSESEAIRERSTAASIPIHEKAQSRSRHEKENKLSNGTIEEKPALYKKQIRHKPEGKIRPRSWSSGSSEAGSSSSGNQGELKASMKYVKVRHKAREIRNKKGRNGQSRLSLKHCEKAERSVHAGSSSSSSSSGSIRQLCKRGKRPAKETGRSDPGNTAVKDLYVESRNNKEYKEEPLWYTEPIAEYFVPLSRKSKLETTYRNREDTSALTAEAVEDLSESVHGLCISNSNIHRTYLAAGTFIDGHFVEMPAVINEDIDLAGTSLCSLPEDNKYLDDIHLSELTHFYEVDIDQSMLDPGASETMQGESRILNMIRQKSKENTDFEAECCIVLDGMELQGERAIWTDSTSSVGAEGFFLQDLGNLAQFWECCSSSSGDADGESFGGDSPVRLSPILDSTILSSHVLAGNQEPFSNINEGSGINSCFSVFEVQCSNSVLPFSFETLNLGSEPTDSSANILGKTQSRLLIWTKNSAFEENEHCSNLSTRTCSPWSHSEEARSDNETLNIQFEESTQFTAEDINYVVPRVSSDYVDEELLDFLQDEACQQNSRTLGEIPTLVFKKRSKLESVCGIQLEQKAENKNFETTQACSESSPHGDGYSSGVIKDIWTKMADRNSVAAVETERTGEELFSTDVNNYCCCLDTDAKIEALQEPSRAVQRSEYHLWEGQKENLEKRAFISSELSKVDGGDYTTPSKPWDVAQDKENTFILGGVYGELKTFNSDGEWAVVPPGHTKGSLLQCAASDVVTIAGTDVFMTPGNSFAPGHRQLWKPFVSFEQNDMPKSGENGLNKGFSFIFHEDLLGACSNFQVEDPGLEYSFSSFDLSNPFSQVLHVECSFEPEGIASFSPSFKPKSILCSDSDSEVFHPRICGVDRTQYRAIRISPRTHFRPISASELSPGGGSESEFESERDEANIPIPSQIDVFEDPQADLKPLEEDAEKEGHYYGKLELESGKFLPRLKKSGMEKSAQTSLDSQEEATGILPVGKQNQCLECNFNESLEINLESSAVNCKIMAQCEEEINDFCSCKAGCQFPACEDNPVSSGQLEEIGKKENEERSKIPPTTTIFLRFLFPVLNTDVQEVTRDQEKQSWWEKALYSPLFPSSECEGSVASHGSYTRRQLATHLLKGPGIPEGPSIRNECYTNAKGENGIEEYPDAKETPSREERLLDFNRVSSVYEARCTGERGSEAKPNGLHRKMCSSASSDTGDTGSEAGGEWVGPNTEELFSRTHL, from the exons AGCTCCGGAATTGAGACTTTAGTAGAGGAACTCTGCTGCAGACTGAAAGACCTACAGAGTGAGCAAG AAGAGAAGATTCACAAAAAGTTAGAGGGGTCTCCCTCTCCAGAGGCAGAATTGTCCCCTACAGCAAAGGATCAAGTGGAAAT GTACTATGAAGCATTCCCACCGCTTTCTGAGAAACCGGTTTGCCTGCAAGAGATCATGACTGTGTGGAACAAATCCAAACCCTGTTCTCACTCTAGCTCCTCTTCATCATCCACAGCCCCACCAGCAAGCACAGATACATCTTCTCCAAAGGACTGTAATAGTGAGAGTGAAGCCATCAGAGAAAGAAGCACTGCAGCCTCCATCCCCATACATGAGAAAGCCCAGAGCAGGAGCAGACATGAGAAGGAGAACAAGTTGAGCAATGGCACCATCGAAGAAAAGCCTGCCTTGTACAAAAAGCAGATCCGACACAAACCCGAAGGGAAGATTCGCCCTCGCTCATGGTCATCTGGTTCTAGTGAAGCAGGCTCAAGTTCAAGTGGTAATCAGGGAGAATTAAAAGCATCCATGAAGTATGTTAAAGTCAGACACAAGGCACGAGAAATTCGAAACAAAAAAGGGCGGAATGGGCAAAGCAGGCTGTCACTTAAACATtgtgagaaggcagagagaagtgtCCATGcaggtagcagcagcagcagcagtagcagtggGTCCATCAGGCAGCTGTGCAAGCGGGGTAAAAGACCAGCAaaggagacagggaggagtgacCCCGGTAACACTGCCGTGAAAGACCTATATGTGGAGAGCAGAAACAACAAAGAATACAAGGAAGAGCCACTGTGGTACACGGAACCCATTGCTGAATATTTTGTCCCTTTGAGTagaaaaagcaaactagaaaCCACATACCGAAACAGGGAAGATACAAGTGCTCTGACAGCAGAGGCAGTGGAAGACTTGTCTGAATCTGTGCATGGTTTGTGTATCAGCAACAGTAATATCCATAGAACATACCTCGCAGCAGGTACTTTTATTGATGGTCATTTTGTAGAAATGCCTGCAGTTATAAATGAGGATATTGACCTCGCTGGGACCTCATTATGTTCTCTACCAGAGGATAATAAATACCTGGATGATATTCATCTATCAGAACTAACACACTTCTATGAAGTGGATATTGATCAATCCATGTTGGATCCTGGTGCCTCAGAAACAATGCAAGGAGAAAGTCGGATTTTGAATATGATTCGACAAAAAAGCAAGGAGAATACAGATTTTGAGGCAGAATGTTGCATAGTGTTAGATGGTATGGAGTTGCAAGGGGAACGTGCAATATGGACAGATTCTACCAGCTCAGTGGGTGCTGAGGGCTTCTTTCTGCAAGACCTTGGCAATCTGGCTCAATTTTGGGAGTGTTGTTCATCTAGTTCTGGTGATGCTGATGGAGAGAGTTTTGGAGGAGACTCTCCAGTTAGACTTTCTCCTATCTTGGATAGCACGATACTTAGTTCACACGTGCTTGCTGGCAATCAAGAGCCCTTTTCCAATATTAATGAAGGATCTGGTATAAACTCTTGTTTTTCAGTATTTGAAGTGCAATGCAGTAATTCtgttttaccattttcttttgaaacactTAACTTGGGAAGTGAACCTACAGATTCTAGTGCTAATATTCTGGGGAAAACACAGTCTAGATTGCTAATATGGACCAAAAATAGTGCCTTTGAAGAAAACGAACACTGTTCTAATCTTTCAACAAGAACTTGTAGCCCATGGTCCCATTCAGAAGAAGCACGCTCAGACAACGAGACACTAAACATTCAGTTTGAAGAATCAACACAGTTTACTGCGGAAGATATTAATTATGTAGTTCCCAGAGTCTCGTCAGATTATGTAGATGAAGAACTTCTAGATTTTTTGCAGGATGAAGCTTGCCAGCAAAACAGTAGAACTTTAGGAGAAATTCCTACTTTAGTTTTCAAAAAAAGATCTAAGCTAGAATCTGTGTGTGGTATTCAGCTAGAACAAAAGGCAGAAAACAAGAACTTTGAAACTACACAGGCATGTAGTGAAAGCAGTCCACATGGAGATGGCTACAGCTCAGGGGTTATTAAAGACATTTGGACAAAGATGGCAGATAGGAATTCTGTGGCTGcagtagaaacagaaagaactggGGAGGAGTTATTTTCCACAGATGTAAATAACTACTGCTGCTGTTTGGACACTGATGCTAAGATAGAAGCCCTTCAGGAGCCTAGTAGGGCTGTGCAGAGATCAGAGTATCATCTCtgggagggacagaaggagaaCTTGGAAAAAAGAGCATTTATCTCTAGTGAACTGTCCAAGGTGGATGGTGGAGATTACACCACACCCTCTAAACCTTGGGATGTGGCCCAAGATAAAGAGAACACATTCATTCTTGGAGGAGTTTATGGAGAACTCAAAACGTTCAACAGCGATGGGGAGTGGGCAGTTGTACCACCTGGTCACACAAAAGGGAGTTTGTTACAATGTGCAGCCTCTGATGTAGTGACAATAGCTGGTACAGATGTCTTTATGACCCCTGGAAACAGCTTTGCTCCTGGTCACAGGCAGCTCTGGAAGCCCTTTGTGTCATTTGAACAGAATGATATGCCGAAGAGTGGGGAAAATGGATTAAACAAgggattttcttttatcttccatGAAGACTTGCTAGGAGCCTGCAGTAACTTTCAAGTTGAAGATCCTGGGCTTGAATATTCATTCTCTTCCTTTGACCTAAGCAATCCATTCTCACAAGTTCTCCACGTAGAGTGTTCATTTGAACCAGAAGGGATTGCATCTTTCAGCCCCAGTTTTAAACCGAAATCAATCCTTTGCTCTGATTCAGACAGTGAAGTTTTTCACCCCAGAATATGTGGTGTTGACAGGACACAGTACAGGGCTATACGAATCTCTCCTCGGACTCACTTTCGCCCAATTTCTGCATCTGAACTATCCCCTGGAGGAGGAAGTGAGTCAGAGTTTGAATCTGAGAGAGATGAAGCAAATATTCCCATTCCTTCTCAAATTGATGTATTTGAAGACCCGCAAGCAGATCTCAAACCTTTAgaagaagatgcagagaaggaaggccACTACTATGGGAAATTAGAGCTTGAGTCTGGGAAATTCCTGCCCAGGTTAAAAAAGTCTGGAATGGAAAAGAGTGCTCAGACATCACTGGATTCCCAGGAGGAGGCAACAGGGATTCTGCCAGTGGGAAAACAAAATCAGTGTTTGGAATGTAACTTTAATGAATCTCTGGAAATAAATTTAGAAAGCTCAGCAGTAAACTGTAAAATAATGGCACAATGTGAAGAGGAAATCAATGATTTTTGCAGTTGCAAAGCAGGTTGTCAGTTCCCTGCTTGTGAAGATAATCCAGTGTCTTCAGGACAACTGGAAGAG attgggaagaaagaaaatgaggaaagaagCAAGATCCCACCTACTACTACCATATTCCTTCGCTTTCTA TTTCCTGTACTGAACACTGATGTGCAAGAAGTGACAAGAGATCAAGAAAAGCAGAGCTGGTGGGAAAAAGCCTTGTActctcctctttttccctcaTCAGAGTGTGAAG GGTCTGTAGCCTCACATGGAAGTTATACAAGAAGACAGCTAGCTACTCACCTTTTAAAAGGACCAGGCATTCCTGAAGGACCTAGTATCAGAAATG AATGTTATACAAATGCCAAGGGAGAGAATGGTATAGAAGAATATCCAGATGCTAAAGAGACACCCAGTCGTGAAGAGCGTCTGTTAGATTTTAATAGG GTGTCTTCTGTTTATGAAGCAAGATGTACAGGAGAGAGAGGTTCTGAGGCAAAACCAAATGGCCTCCACAGGAAGATGTGTTCCAGCGCCAGCTCTGACACGGGTGACACAGGCTCCGAAGCCGGCGGAGAGTGGGTGGGCCCCAACACAGAGGAGCTCTTCTCCCGAACACATCTCTGA